Proteins from a single region of Geothrix sp. PMB-07:
- the rho gene encoding transcription termination factor Rho: MSLQELKEFSIGRLAELAKELQIENPLGMRKQELVFRVLQAQAEREGQFFSEGVLEVLPEGFGFLRSPDQNYLAGPEDIYVSPSQIRKFNLRTGDTLSGMIRAPKEGEKFFAMLRVDAVNFDPPATAKERAHFDDLVPLYPKHHLRMERDAQELSTRVMDLMTPLGKGQRALIVAPPRTGKTVLLQNIANSITANHPEVFLIVLLIDERPEEVTDMERSVKGEVVSSTFDEPATRHVQVAEMVIEKAKRLVEHKKDVVILLDSITRLGRAYNTVVPPSGKVLSGGVDSNALQRPKRFFGAARNIEAGGSLTIIATALIETGSRMDDVIFEEFKGTGNSEIVLDRKLSDKRIFPAMDIQKSGTRKEDLLIEPAKLAKIWVLRKILTASGPSESMELLVDRLGKAKTNDEFLANLQEPPPRR, from the coding sequence TTGAGTTTGCAAGAGCTCAAGGAATTTTCTATCGGCAGGCTTGCCGAGCTGGCGAAGGAACTCCAGATCGAGAATCCGCTCGGCATGCGGAAGCAGGAACTGGTGTTCAGGGTGCTGCAGGCCCAGGCGGAACGCGAAGGCCAGTTCTTCTCCGAGGGCGTGCTGGAGGTGCTGCCGGAAGGCTTCGGTTTCCTCCGAAGCCCTGATCAGAACTACCTCGCGGGGCCCGAGGACATCTACGTCTCGCCCAGCCAGATCCGCAAGTTCAACCTGCGCACGGGCGACACCCTCTCGGGCATGATCCGCGCGCCGAAAGAGGGCGAGAAGTTCTTTGCCATGCTGCGCGTGGACGCGGTGAATTTCGATCCGCCCGCCACGGCCAAGGAGCGCGCCCATTTCGATGACCTGGTGCCGCTGTATCCCAAGCATCACCTCCGCATGGAGCGGGATGCGCAGGAGCTGAGCACCCGCGTCATGGATTTGATGACGCCGCTGGGCAAGGGCCAGCGCGCCCTCATCGTGGCGCCGCCGCGCACGGGCAAGACCGTGCTCCTGCAGAACATCGCCAATTCCATCACCGCCAACCACCCGGAAGTATTCCTCATCGTGCTGCTCATCGACGAGCGCCCGGAAGAAGTCACCGACATGGAACGCAGCGTGAAGGGCGAAGTGGTATCGAGCACCTTCGACGAGCCCGCCACCCGGCACGTGCAGGTGGCCGAGATGGTCATCGAGAAGGCCAAGCGTCTGGTCGAGCACAAGAAGGACGTGGTGATCCTGCTGGATTCGATCACCCGGTTGGGACGCGCCTACAACACCGTGGTGCCGCCCAGCGGCAAGGTGCTTTCCGGTGGTGTCGACAGCAATGCTCTGCAAAGACCGAAGCGCTTCTTCGGCGCAGCGCGCAACATCGAGGCGGGCGGCAGCCTCACCATCATCGCCACGGCCCTCATCGAGACCGGCAGCCGCATGGATGATGTGATCTTCGAGGAGTTCAAGGGCACCGGCAACAGTGAGATCGTGCTGGACCGCAAGCTCAGCGACAAGCGCATCTTCCCCGCCATGGACATCCAGAAGTCCGGCACCCGCAAGGAGGACCTGCTCATCGAACCCGCCAAGCTCGCGAAGATTTGGGTGCTGCGGAAGATCCTCACCGCCAGCGGCCCCAGCGAAAGCATGGAGCTGCTTGTGGATCGCCTCGGCAAAGCCAAAACCAACGACGAGTTCCTCGCCAACCTACAGGAGCCGCCCCCGCGGCGTTAG
- a CDS encoding alpha/beta fold hydrolase, giving the protein MRAQPTFATLASGVKLHYRVQGNPEGPWMVLLNGLLSDTTMWAGVLPGLTDHFRVLTFDSRGQGRSDAPLEGPYATALLAEEAWELFQVLGVVRPWLVGLSNGSAMSLELLSGRPDAFAGAVLTSAMPCFDFALNLKAEHWAHCLEVGGPLMQFDAVAPFLWGDSFLEARHGVLRAYHQVVTGADRPQHGNLHQIRGTKGWDIRDRLGRIEAPLLLLCGAEDLLTPPWKCLETARRISHSRFEVIQGIGHAFPVEAPKRFVARVREFISEAAPGFGR; this is encoded by the coding sequence ATGCGTGCCCAGCCCACCTTCGCCACGCTGGCCTCCGGCGTCAAACTGCACTACCGCGTTCAGGGCAACCCCGAAGGCCCCTGGATGGTGCTGCTCAACGGCCTGCTTTCCGATACCACCATGTGGGCGGGCGTTCTGCCGGGCCTCACGGATCACTTCCGCGTGCTCACCTTCGACAGCCGGGGCCAGGGCCGCTCGGATGCGCCCCTGGAAGGGCCCTATGCCACAGCGCTCCTGGCCGAGGAGGCTTGGGAGCTGTTCCAAGTCCTGGGCGTGGTGAGGCCATGGCTCGTGGGCCTTTCCAACGGCAGCGCCATGAGCCTGGAGCTGCTGAGCGGACGTCCGGATGCCTTCGCGGGCGCCGTGCTCACCAGTGCCATGCCCTGCTTTGATTTCGCCCTGAATCTCAAGGCCGAACACTGGGCCCACTGCCTGGAGGTGGGAGGGCCTCTCATGCAATTCGATGCGGTCGCGCCGTTCCTCTGGGGCGACAGCTTCCTGGAGGCGCGGCATGGCGTTCTGAGGGCCTACCACCAGGTGGTGACGGGGGCGGATCGGCCCCAGCACGGGAATCTCCACCAGATCAGGGGCACGAAGGGATGGGACATCCGCGACCGCCTGGGCCGCATCGAAGCCCCCCTGTTGCTTCTATGCGGCGCTGAGGACCTGCTCACCCCTCCCTGGAAGTGCCTCGAAACGGCACGGCGGATTTCTCACAGCCGCTTCGAAGTGATCCAGGGCATCGGCCACGCTTTCCCCGTGGAAGCGCCCAAGCGCTTCGTCGCCCGGGTGCGCGAATTCATATCTGAAGCCGCTCCGGGATTTGGCCGATAA
- a CDS encoding histidine phosphatase family protein: MTTLLLIRHGIAEDPRPGQRDMDRALTEEGWLRTRAAMKGLVALGQVPTRGFNSPYRRAAETMTCLQEAAGAFPMETSLELVPGGHPPQADLWLRGLVAEAGAADVLALISHQPFLSDLIFHLTGRDMDVKKASCTVIQWAGNAWRFERQYQPSELRA, from the coding sequence ATGACGACGCTGCTTCTCATCCGCCACGGCATCGCCGAGGACCCCAGGCCCGGGCAGAGGGACATGGACCGGGCCCTCACCGAGGAGGGCTGGCTCCGAACCCGTGCGGCCATGAAGGGGCTGGTGGCGCTGGGGCAGGTGCCGACGCGGGGCTTCAACAGCCCGTACCGGCGTGCTGCGGAGACCATGACCTGCCTACAAGAGGCGGCGGGGGCCTTCCCCATGGAAACCAGCCTGGAACTGGTGCCGGGAGGCCATCCTCCCCAGGCGGATCTCTGGCTGCGGGGACTCGTGGCTGAGGCGGGAGCTGCTGACGTTTTGGCCCTCATCAGCCATCAGCCCTTTCTCAGTGATCTGATCTTTCACCTCACCGGCCGCGACATGGACGTGAAGAAGGCCAGCTGCACGGTGATCCAATGGGCGGGGAATGCCTGGCGCTTCGAGCGGCAGTATCAGCCCTCGGAACTGAGGGCCTGA